TTCACGGCCGTTTTTGGTTTCAGACCAAGGGACCGGGCGAGTTCGCAGAACCCATCCCGCAGTGCGGGAAGCGTGGTCGTAAATTCAGCTGACGCTGCTTCCTGCGAGCTACAACCGTCAGTGTCCATCAAACCCCGAAGGAGTTGCCACCGTTGCTCGACGGAACTCCGCAAGTAGTCCTGCGGGATGTGCTTATTGTTGAGTACGCCAATGTCCGTCAACCGTGATTGGAAAGTGTCATTGAACATCCCGAGCGGCGCCATCTGCTTGCCGTATTTGCGTCTGTGGTGTCCTTGGCGGAGGCATTCCATGCACGCTTTGTTTTTTGCCTGCCCAACCTCGGCGAACACATGCCCGCGCTGGCATTGCGTGGTCAGTATCTCGCGGCGGTCAAAGTGTATGAAAAGGGTGTTCCCTTTATCTTTCCTCGGCGACGCCTTGAAACCCTGCGCTTCAAACAACGGTATGTAGTGAGTTGCATCGTCCGCGTGGCAGGATAAAGTGGCCTGCGCTTTTGAACCGTCACCCAACCACACCCCGAACAGGTACGGGTCGAGCCGCAGTTGCCTTTCCGGCAGTTCTATTGGTGCTGTGTTGCGGATGTGGTACCGAAAGCGCGCACGTCCGTTCGCTTTCACGCCGTAGTGAAGGTCCGCCAGGAGTTCAGTCGTAGTTCTGATTTCATACCGCCAGTTCGGGGCTTTCCAGTAGAACCGCTCTACACCCCACCGATGGTCTGCGTCGGCGACGACAGTTTCGCCGTCCGAAAACTCGACTAGGTAACATGGCCGATCGTGCTGGTACCCGGTGACAAAAACGACTTTCGTTGGGTTTCCGCTCGGGGCGATGATTTCGTCACCGACCGTTAGGGCGCCCATCGTCGTCCACCCGTCGGGTGTAGGTATCGGAGTGCCAACGTCCAACGCCTTGCCGGTGCGTGCTGGACCGACGAACGCCACCGCTTCATGCCGCTTGCTGGCAAGCATGTTCATCGGTTCGACCATGTACGGCGTTTCGTCAGGCGCCCAAGGGCCGACATACCCGCCAGGTTGTCGCAAGAACAGCGATTCGTGCGCGCCTTGGCTTACCGACACCCTCTTTGGCGGCCGGAAAGCGGCGAACGCGCCCGCCATGTCAGCCATGGCACGGTTTTCAATCCGCGGCGGAAAGTTCATAGCAAATCTGAGAAGTAGGACGGGAGCACTTTTTCATACAAATGCTTTACCTCTGTTGGGGCTTTGTCGACCCGCAATCGGGTGTTCGAGTTCCAAGAACCACCACCACGCGCACCAACAAAACACCACCCCGTAGCCCGCAAGCTGGCACCCCCCTCCGATGGAAGGGTGTACGTGCCTATGCGGCGGTACCCCATACCAAACGCCGTCTTGGCGGCGGCGGCATACAAAAAGGAGCAAGCGTTGGGGGTACCGTCAGTGCACAAGCGAGAAACCTCTGCGGTAAACCCATCATCCCGGCGGTACGACACCGGCCGACCAACTATCACCACACCACAAACGCGCATTTCTTTTGTGAGGGCAGCTATAGCGAACTTGTACCCTTGCACCCCCTTATGGTGGCGGTGTTTTTCAAGAACAAAAGAATTTGCTTCACGCAACGAAATCGGTTTTAGAAGTAGCATTGTCAATCCGCGGAGGAAAGTTCATTTGACTTGGTGAAAATCTTTTCTAGTTCGTCGGCCAGGTCGCCCATTGTCTCGTCAATAGACACCCCAACAGATTCGGCAAGTGTCGGGTCGACGCCCAATTTCCGTTCAAGGTTGTCCGGTATCGAACGCAGCGATTGGGCAACAGACTGAAACACTTTGGCTACGGCGCTACGAAACGCATCGCGCGGTAGGTATTCGCCACTCTTTATGCGGAAGTCCAATTCGGCTTTCGCCGCGAGGGCAACTTCTTTACGCGCCTTGGCGCCGGCGTAGAGGGCGGCCGGGTTGTCGGGCAATACGAATGCCAGGCTTCCCATGTCGCCACTTTTCCCGCCCCCAT
This window of the Acidobacteriota bacterium genome carries:
- a CDS encoding DUF1441 family protein, encoding MIADLDALSARAVAGDGRGGKRPNSGRRKKDGSPNATSKQLTSPVEVRTVEQLLAEGPPPPMITVGEDGGGKSGDMGSLAFVLPDNPAALYAGAKARKEVALAAKAELDFRIKSGEYLPRDAFRSAVAKVFQSVAQSLRSIPDNLERKLGVDPTLAESVGVSIDETMGDLADELEKIFTKSNELSSAD